The sequence ATCAAGTTAAACCGAGGCAATAAATTTCATTAGCAATTGAAGACAAGATATTTTCATGAAAGCACATCAACATATTACAGGAGGCACTTACATAATTGCCTACTTGTTTTATTGCAATGTATAACCACTTACATAATTGACAACTCATTgtcttataataattataaattcaaaatttttatttaataattataacttcaaaaggaaaagaagcgAGTCTCGAGCTTGATACCAAGATACGTGCCTGAtggttatttatatattcataacaCATGAACAGACCATGTGAACTTCAAATGCTTGTCCGTCCATTCTTACATTTGTAGTGGAAAGATGGTCAATTTTTTGACAGACTCTTTCAGCTCTGTTCCACATGTGTACTTGTCGATGCCTCCTCTGTAACTGAAATCTGACATACGTGCAAAGTTAATTGAAAACTTGGTAAGAATCTTTGGAACAATTGTTGGTTTCATCAATTCTTCATTCATATCCTTCCATCCATCTTCAAGCATTTTGAGTATATCTTCCTTCGCTTTCTCTAGCGAGACGTCATGATCGTTCATGTAGCACTTGATGGCTGAAGGATAGTCTCCCTTCTTTTGCTCGTCCTTTGCATATGGCGAAATTagtaaaattgattaattatacaataatttctGTTCCTATCTCTAATGATAATTCAATATGTATTAGAATACAATAGAAATAGAATAGTGAAATCACATTTACCTCTCGAATTGCTATATCATTGAATAGACGACCAAACAACTTCGCAGTTTTAGCAATTGTTGGATTATCTCGTAGCCAGATAATTTCCTTCATTCCTAAATCTTCTACTCCAAGGAAAAATGCTGATGCATGATAGTCAAAAGTGCTGGAAACTAATCCAAATTGCATGAACTCATCGAATGTGGGCAGAACCCCATCATTGTACCATTCTGCCTCAGCAAAATAGGATCTTGCCACCTCTttcaactaataataatatcaaacaGCTAAACTTGTAATCTCAATATATGTGGGAAGTCAAAATTTATCTCACTAAAAGAATTGTACGAAACAAATTAGACTCGGAGAGGACTTggttaaatcaaaataaaaacttcCCTCTCCGTGtctaaattattaatcaaaatagagatctGTTacagaattataaatttaattgtttgATTATGTTTATGggtatatgaatatataatacCATCTCTCTCGCAAAAGATGTTTTGCATGCACACCCTTGAGTCTCGTCTTTCTCCGTTTCCTGGAAAAAATTCCAGAGAATGTTGTACAAAAACTTCATGTACTCTGGTAGCTCAGTAGTAGGTTCAAATGTGAACCtgcaaattaaacaaaatattcCAGAATTTTAGATATCTTTTAAGAAACATTAGTGAATATGTTGTACaagttttcttatatataatcttttgaACTTAAAGATCTCTCGTCCAgctaattcttaaaaaatatcattcaaTTTATTCGTATGAGTATTATTTTTCTACATATATAGTTAGCCAGTCCTCAAACCTTTGTAATGCTGCTGTGAAATGTTTGAGTTCATCAAATGTACCATATGAATCATATGTATCATCCATCACAGATATCAATATTAAATGCTTAGCGAACTGCAACCTAGCACGACTAAACTGAGGATCGATTATGATTCCAGCTGCCCATGCATAGGCCTCCACAATTCTGTCTCTTGTATATGGAAGTTTCTCCGTAAGATTTATATCTTTCCACCAcctgaaatataaataattccaaattaaatattttgttttaggTCATTCATTATATAATAGACAGACAGATATACAGCCCCTTGTATAGACCTAAGaaacaaattaacataccTTGAAAGTAAGCCTAGCTCTTTCCTATAAAGTAATTGCAGTCTATTAAAATCTAACTTTGCAAACTTAAGGAGAGTTTCATTCATCGACTTCTCTCCTTCGTAAAAACATATATACTGCAGAATTTCTAATCTTTCTGGGGCGTGGTGAAATGGGAGGTGCAGTGCATTCCTGATATGTCTTGCAAGGTGAGGGCTTGATTTCTCAGCTAAGGTTTCCAAGTGTTGCCTTGTAAAAGCAAGTGCTTCATCTAAAATATCTTCTCCATGCACACTTAGAAAGGTGGCTTCGTATAAGCTAAGGAGGCCTCGCACGTCAGCAGTCATACATTTCTTGAACTCTCCATTGCTGTCCTTGAATTTGTTGAATACATCTGATTCATAATAACAGTAAAtttgttttagtttctaaGAGTTTGAATTAAGATCACGTGCTCTTTGTTTTCTGGCATTAACAAAATTTACCACATGGCATTTTGTATCCATGTTGTCTTAGAACACGAAATAGAAGTGTCAATATGTAGAGGCTGTAATCATTCTCTTCAAGGATTTTGGGaagtgaaataaaaatatgactGAGTTGCTCGATGATTTCACTCTCAAAATGATAAGATACGCCAAGACGGCAAAGGCAGTTGACGAACTCAATGTTCTCAGTTAACTCCTTTCTAGATTGCATTAGCATATCCTTCACTTTTTCCTTAACAAGATCCAACTCTTTGGTGTGTGACTCGAATTCCTGtgcaaaaaataataacagtcaaattaaaattgattgtCTAAGAGTTTCCAACAAATAATTCATTCTTTATGAAGTTCTAAAAAGGTCTCCGAGAGCTAACAAATGAACTAAGACCCAcatattaacaaaaagaagaaaattaaaagactcCAAGTTAAATTTGGATGTCatctattaagaaaaaaaaaatgaattaaaaccCACATTCACATGCTCAAGAGAATGAAAAGACAAACTATAAATTTGTATGCCTAGCAAATTTTCAGCCAAATGAAACTCCATGCCACTATTCGGCTCATACCTCATTAGATGAAGTGTCTTGTTGCCAACACAATGAAACACGAATGGAGTTCATATTTAAGGTGTCGAATATAGAAATTAACTTGAGGCACTTACAGAATCTTGTGGAAGAAGTGAAGCGAAGCTATAACCCCACTCTGTTGGGGGGAAATTTGCCAAGAAACGAGCAACATCTTGATCAGTTTCTGCTGATAAAAGTCCTTCAGTTGCCATTTTGAGAAGAAGCACGTGATCAGCTTGCAATATAAAGGCTTTTtgcttctctctctctcttttcttcttttcaaatgGTGGTTACTTGTATATTATTCTTAACACAAGTAAGCGATGCTTTTTATAGAGAGAACAATGCCAATGAAGGATTACTAACATGCAATATTTGAATGCATCTAGACTCTTCATTTTGCTGGATTTCGTAAGTTAACTTTTAATACCAATAATATTAAACTACATTTAAATTATACACTTAATcacacttttttctttttaatatagcTAGATTTAAATGACGCTAATATGTGACATTCTGGCTAAAGAAGAGGTCCAACAAGGGTGGTAAGTGGATGCCGgggtaaaaataaaatgcctAAGCAAGGAGCAGCTTATGACAGGCTTCTAAGATGGCAGGACTCTAAAATATGAGgatacatgaatgaatcgaattacATATTGAAATGGGATGaagaatggttgataacatatatgtaaaaagtTGGAATTAATCACATTGAGGCGCATTTTAGTTGTTTGGTTGTGGAGTTATAAGAACTCCAAAGTTGAACATGTTTGGATAAGGGACCTCTTGGGAAGTTTTCGAACCCGCTAAAGGGATAAAACTTTGAAGCCAGTAAATGACAAAACgaacaatatctcatgtgatctagtACCggataattacataataagtATGgctaaatatgataatatctTCACTAAATGCTGTGTCGGGGCTAATATAGCCACACTTTTATCACACGTTGCGTTGGGTATTCTTTTCCATCGTTAGAATTTGCCACTCTTTAATGTGGTTACTATTTCTCCACATTTAAATGATGCTAATAAGTAGGGCTAAATGATGGTCATGTGATTGACTAAATGCTGTGCCGGGAGTAATATAGCCACACTTTTATCCGACGCTGCGTTGGGGTACCTCTTTTCGTTATTAGAATTT is a genomic window of Ricinus communis isolate WT05 ecotype wild-type chromosome 2, ASM1957865v1, whole genome shotgun sequence containing:
- the LOC8282476 gene encoding terpene synthase 5 (The RefSeq protein has 1 substitution compared to this genomic sequence), producing MATEGLLSAETDQDVARFLANFPPTEWGYSFASLLPQDSEFESHTKELDLVKEKVKDMLMQSRKELTENIEFVNCLCRLGVSYHFESEIIEQLSHIFISLPKILEENDYSLYILTLLFRVLRQHGYKMPCDVFNKFKDSNGEFKKCMTADVRGLLSLYEATFLSVHGEDILDEALAFTRQHLETLAEKSSPHLARHIRNALHLPFHHAPERLEILQYICFYEGEKSMNETLLKFAKLDFNRLQLLYRKELGLLSRWWKDINLTEKLPYTRDRIVEAYAWAAGIIIDPQFSRARLQFAKHLILISVMDDTYDSYGTFDELKHFTAALQRFTFEPTTELPEYMKFLYNILWNFFQETEKDETQGCACKTSFAREMLKEVARSYFAEAEWYNDGVLPTFDEFMQFGLVSSTFDYHASAFFLGVEDLGMKEIIWLRDNPTIAKTAKLFGRLFNDIAIREDEQKKGDYPSAIKCYMNDHDVSLEKAKEDILKMLEDGWKDMNEELMKPTIVPKILTKFSINFARMSDFSYRGGIDKYTCGTELKESVKKLTIFPLQI